In the Ruminococcus sp. OA3 genome, one interval contains:
- a CDS encoding putative ABC transporter permease translates to MWTIPMFGTDLYHIIHWFLIYSLMGWIVESIYMSLCNRKLTNRGFMSSPICPIYGVGALAVYFILRPLEGNYIALYFAGCILATLLELVTGYLMRYLFGSVWWDYHDKPLNYDGLICLESTLAWGLYTVLMFAFLQKFVVRIVDSYSYNTGAIVGTVAIIVFGFDFLVHLYSAKKGSLSEGIAEIKEMIRSIR, encoded by the coding sequence ATGTGGACGATACCAATGTTCGGAACCGATTTATATCACATCATTCATTGGTTTCTGATATACAGCCTGATGGGGTGGATCGTAGAATCTATCTATATGTCACTGTGTAACCGCAAGCTGACGAACAGGGGATTCATGAGCAGCCCGATCTGTCCAATTTATGGAGTCGGAGCATTGGCGGTTTATTTTATTCTGAGACCCCTGGAGGGAAATTACATAGCCCTGTATTTTGCAGGGTGTATACTGGCCACTCTGCTGGAACTGGTAACAGGCTATCTGATGCGCTACCTGTTCGGTTCTGTATGGTGGGACTACCATGATAAACCGTTAAATTACGATGGATTGATCTGCCTGGAAAGTACTCTTGCATGGGGGCTTTATACAGTATTAATGTTTGCTTTCCTGCAGAAATTTGTTGTTCGGATCGTGGACAGCTACTCGTATAATACGGGTGCGATTGTCGGCACGGTTGCGATCATAGTATTTGGATTTGATTTTCTGGTACACCTGTATTCTGCGAAAAAGGGATCTCTGAGTGAGGGAATTGCTGAGATCAAGGAAATGATCAGGAGCATCCGGTAA
- the rpsU gene encoding 30S ribosomal protein S21: MSNVIVKENETLDSALRRFKRSCAKAGIQQEIRKREHYEKPSVRRKKKSEAARKRKYN; this comes from the coding sequence ATGTCAAACGTTATCGTAAAAGAGAACGAAACTCTGGACAGCGCTTTACGCAGATTTAAACGTAGTTGCGCAAAGGCTGGAATTCAGCAGGAGATCCGTAAAAGAGAGCATTACGAGAAACCAAGTGTTCGTCGTAAGAAAAAATCGGAAGCTGCCAGAAAACGTAAATATAATTAA
- the alaS gene encoding alanine--tRNA ligase: protein MFLDFFESKGHLVMKSFSLVPLNDKSLLLINAGMAPLKPYFTGAEIPPCKRVATCQKCIRTGDIENVGKTARHGTFFEMLGNFSFGDYFKKESLAWSWEFLTEVVGLDPDRLYPSVYLDDDEAFDIWNKEIGIAPERIYRFGKEDNFWEHGAGPCGPCSEVYYDRGEQYGCGSPDCTVGCECDRYIEIWNNVFTQFENDGNGNYVTLEHKNIDTGMGLERLAVVVQEVDSIFDVDTIRALREKVCEIAGKKYKEDADDDVSIRLITDHIRSATFMISDGIMPTNEGRGYVLRRLIRRAARHGRLLGIRGQFLATLSATVIEGSKDGYPELEEKKDFIFNVLTNEESQFNKTIDQGLLILADMEHEMQEKGEKVLDGQQAFKLYDTYGFPMDLTKEILEEKGYTIDEDGFHKEMEEQRERARKSREVTNYMGADATVYDSIDPSVTTEFDGYGTLVLDSVISVMTTETDIVDSLMEGQKGTIIVEKTPFYGTMGGQQGDVGVIGSPDGEFRVEDTIHLRGGKVGHVGEMVSGMLKTGKTVTLKVDDKKRCDTEKNHSATHLLQKALKTVLGAHVEQKGSLVTPGRLRFDFAHFQAMTTEELEKTEKLVNQEIQANLPVETNVMTIEEAKKSGAMALFGEKYGEEVRVVSMGDFSKELCGGTHVKNTASISLFKIVSEAGIAAGVRRIEALTGDGVLAYYKELEEKISFIAKALKTSTAEIPDKIAHLQAEIKTLQSENESLKSKMARESLGDVMDQVVEVKGVKVLASALDDVDMNGLRDLGDQLKEKLGEGVVVLASACGGKVSLMAMVTPEAMKKGAHAGNLIKAVAAVVGGGGGGRPNMAQAGGKDASRIPQAIETVVSVVEEQIK from the coding sequence ATGTTCCTGGACTTTTTCGAGAGCAAGGGTCATCTGGTAATGAAGAGTTTTTCTCTGGTTCCGCTAAATGATAAGAGTCTTCTGCTTATCAATGCGGGAATGGCGCCGCTTAAGCCATATTTTACGGGTGCGGAGATTCCGCCGTGTAAACGGGTGGCAACGTGTCAGAAATGTATCCGCACCGGAGATATCGAGAATGTTGGTAAAACAGCACGTCATGGCACATTTTTTGAGATGCTCGGAAACTTTTCGTTCGGAGATTATTTTAAGAAAGAGTCCCTGGCATGGTCCTGGGAATTCCTGACAGAGGTTGTGGGCCTGGACCCGGACCGCCTTTATCCGTCCGTTTATCTCGATGACGATGAAGCGTTTGATATCTGGAATAAGGAGATCGGCATTGCGCCTGAGAGGATCTACAGATTTGGAAAAGAGGATAATTTCTGGGAACACGGGGCAGGTCCGTGCGGTCCGTGTTCGGAAGTCTATTATGACAGAGGAGAACAGTACGGCTGCGGCAGTCCGGACTGTACGGTCGGATGTGAATGTGACAGGTATATTGAAATATGGAATAATGTATTTACCCAGTTTGAAAATGACGGAAACGGAAATTATGTGACATTGGAGCATAAGAATATTGACACCGGTATGGGGCTGGAACGTCTCGCGGTTGTTGTGCAGGAAGTGGACTCGATCTTTGATGTCGATACAATCCGTGCACTCCGTGAAAAGGTCTGTGAAATTGCAGGAAAGAAATACAAAGAGGATGCGGATGATGACGTATCCATCCGCCTGATAACCGATCATATACGCTCAGCAACGTTTATGATCTCGGATGGCATCATGCCGACGAATGAAGGCAGGGGTTATGTGCTGCGCCGTCTGATCCGCCGTGCTGCAAGACATGGACGTCTGCTGGGCATCAGGGGCCAGTTCCTGGCAACCTTAAGCGCCACAGTGATCGAGGGCTCAAAAGACGGTTATCCGGAACTGGAGGAAAAGAAAGACTTTATCTTCAATGTACTGACAAACGAGGAAAGCCAGTTCAATAAGACGATCGACCAGGGACTCTTAATTCTTGCGGATATGGAACATGAGATGCAGGAAAAGGGTGAAAAAGTGCTGGATGGACAGCAGGCTTTCAAACTGTATGATACGTATGGTTTCCCGATGGATCTGACGAAAGAAATCTTGGAGGAAAAGGGATACACCATAGATGAAGACGGCTTTCATAAAGAAATGGAAGAACAGCGCGAGCGTGCAAGAAAGAGCCGGGAAGTGACAAATTATATGGGTGCGGACGCGACAGTGTACGACAGCATTGATCCGTCGGTCACGACAGAATTTGACGGTTATGGAACACTTGTACTGGACTCAGTGATCTCTGTGATGACTACGGAGACGGATATTGTGGACAGCCTGATGGAAGGGCAGAAGGGTACGATTATCGTAGAAAAGACCCCTTTTTACGGAACTATGGGAGGTCAGCAGGGTGATGTCGGAGTAATCGGGAGTCCGGACGGAGAGTTCCGGGTGGAAGATACCATTCACCTGCGCGGCGGTAAAGTCGGACATGTCGGTGAGATGGTTTCCGGTATGCTGAAAACGGGTAAAACGGTAACGCTGAAGGTAGATGATAAAAAACGCTGCGATACGGAAAAGAATCACAGTGCTACACATCTGCTGCAGAAGGCGCTGAAAACAGTGCTGGGCGCTCATGTAGAGCAGAAAGGGTCACTTGTGACACCGGGACGTCTTCGCTTTGACTTTGCTCATTTCCAGGCGATGACAACGGAAGAGCTGGAGAAGACCGAAAAACTGGTGAATCAGGAAATTCAGGCGAATCTCCCCGTTGAAACGAATGTAATGACGATTGAAGAAGCTAAGAAATCGGGGGCTATGGCACTGTTTGGAGAAAAATACGGTGAAGAGGTGCGCGTGGTTTCCATGGGAGACTTTTCCAAAGAACTCTGTGGCGGTACACACGTGAAGAACACAGCGTCGATTTCCCTGTTTAAAATTGTGTCAGAGGCGGGAATTGCTGCCGGTGTGCGCAGGATTGAGGCGCTGACAGGCGATGGAGTCCTTGCATATTATAAAGAGCTGGAAGAAAAAATTTCGTTCATCGCAAAGGCATTAAAAACTTCTACTGCCGAGATCCCTGATAAGATTGCACATCTGCAGGCGGAGATAAAAACGCTTCAGAGTGAAAACGAGTCCCTGAAAAGTAAAATGGCCCGCGAATCTCTCGGTGACGTCATGGATCAGGTCGTGGAAGTCAAAGGTGTTAAAGTTCTTGCGAGTGCGCTTGATGATGTCGATATGAATGGGCTGCGCGACCTCGGAGACCAGCTGAAAGAGAAGCTGGGAGAGGGTGTTGTTGTGCTGGCATCTGCATGCGGGGGCAAAGTCAGTCTGATGGCAATGGTGACTCCGGAGGCAATGAAAAAGGGAGCACATGCAGGTAATCTGATTAAGGCTGTGGCTGCAGTTGTCGGAGGAGGCGGAGGCGGCCGCCCGAACATGGCTCAGGCGGGAGGAAAAGATGCATCCAGGATCCCACAGGCGATCGAAACCGTAGTGTCTGTCGTGGAAGAGCAGATAAAGTAA
- the tyrS gene encoding tyrosine--tRNA ligase: protein MKIYEELKARGLIAQVTDEEEIRELVNNGKATFYIGFDPTADSLHVGHFMALCLMKRLQMAGNKPIALLGGGTGMIGDPSGRSDMRQMMTVETIQHNCDCFKQQMSRFIDFSDDKALMVNNADWLMDLNYVELLREVGPHFSVNRMLAAECYKQRMEKGLSFLEFNYMIMQSYDFYALYQKYGCNMQFGGDDQWSNMLGGTELIRRKLGKDAYAMTITLLMNSEGKKMGKTQSGAVWLDPNKTSPFDFYQYWRNVGDADVLKCLRMLTFLPIGQIDEMDRWEGSQLNQAKEILAYELTELVHGEEEAKKAQEGARALFSSGNAENMPVAELTEEDLKEDSIDVISMLVKAELVTSRSEGRRAIEQGGVSVDGEKITDIHHEIAKGALAGNGVVLKRGKKKFKKVCLK from the coding sequence ATGAAGATTTATGAGGAACTTAAGGCCAGAGGGCTGATTGCACAGGTTACGGATGAGGAAGAGATCCGTGAGCTTGTGAATAACGGGAAGGCAACATTTTACATCGGTTTTGATCCGACGGCGGACAGTCTGCATGTCGGACACTTTATGGCACTCTGTCTGATGAAACGACTGCAGATGGCAGGCAATAAGCCGATCGCACTGCTTGGCGGAGGGACCGGTATGATCGGGGATCCATCCGGCAGAAGTGATATGCGGCAGATGATGACAGTGGAGACCATTCAGCATAACTGCGACTGTTTTAAACAGCAGATGAGCCGTTTTATTGATTTTTCAGATGATAAGGCACTCATGGTCAACAATGCGGACTGGCTGATGGATCTGAATTATGTGGAGTTACTGCGCGAAGTGGGCCCCCACTTTTCCGTGAACCGTATGCTGGCAGCTGAATGTTACAAACAGCGGATGGAAAAAGGCTTAAGTTTCCTGGAATTTAACTACATGATCATGCAGAGTTACGATTTCTATGCACTGTATCAGAAATACGGCTGCAACATGCAGTTTGGAGGCGATGACCAGTGGAGCAACATGCTGGGCGGGACGGAGCTGATCCGCAGAAAACTTGGAAAAGATGCGTATGCGATGACAATCACCCTGCTGATGAATTCAGAGGGAAAGAAAATGGGCAAGACACAGTCGGGTGCTGTGTGGCTGGATCCGAACAAGACGTCGCCGTTTGACTTCTACCAGTACTGGAGAAATGTCGGGGATGCGGATGTGCTGAAATGCCTGCGCATGCTGACCTTCCTGCCGATCGGACAGATCGATGAGATGGACAGGTGGGAAGGCAGCCAGCTGAACCAGGCGAAGGAAATACTGGCTTACGAACTGACGGAACTGGTCCACGGAGAAGAGGAGGCGAAAAAAGCCCAGGAAGGCGCAAGGGCACTTTTCTCCAGTGGAAATGCTGAAAATATGCCGGTTGCCGAGCTGACAGAGGAAGATTTAAAAGAAGACTCGATCGATGTGATTTCCATGCTTGTTAAAGCTGAGCTTGTCACAAGCCGTTCGGAGGGAAGACGCGCCATTGAACAGGGCGGAGTATCTGTGGATGGTGAGAAGATCACGGATATCCATCACGAGATAGCAAAAGGTGCACTCGCAGGTAATGGAGTCGTGCTTAAACGCGGCAAGAAGAAATTTAAAAAAGTTTGCCTGAAGTAA
- the rnhA gene encoding ribonuclease HI has product MLVKIYTDGSARGNPDGPGGYGCVLHYTDGQGKLHTREYSAGYEKTTNNRMELMAAIAGLEALTRPCQVELYSDSKYLVDAFNQHWIDSWLKKGWKRGKNEPVKNVDLWKRLLKAKEMHQVTFHWVKGHDGHPENERCDELATSAADGGNLLVDVVEDIS; this is encoded by the coding sequence ATGTTGGTAAAAATTTATACAGATGGTTCAGCGAGGGGGAACCCTGACGGACCCGGTGGCTACGGCTGTGTTCTGCATTATACGGACGGACAGGGGAAGCTGCATACACGGGAGTACAGTGCCGGTTATGAAAAGACAACGAATAACCGTATGGAGCTGATGGCGGCGATCGCCGGTCTGGAAGCGCTGACTCGTCCATGCCAGGTGGAGCTGTATTCGGATTCCAAATATCTCGTGGATGCCTTTAATCAGCACTGGATCGACAGCTGGCTGAAAAAAGGGTGGAAACGTGGAAAAAATGAGCCGGTGAAAAATGTAGACCTCTGGAAACGGCTGCTGAAGGCGAAAGAAATGCATCAGGTTACGTTTCACTGGGTAAAAGGACATGACGGCCATCCGGAAAATGAGCGCTGTGATGAGCTCGCGACATCAGCTGCGGACGGTGGCAACCTGCTGGTGGATGTGGTGGAAGACATTTCATAA
- the hemL gene encoding glutamate-1-semialdehyde 2,1-aminomutase, whose amino-acid sequence MTRSETLFQEAVQYIPGGVNSPVRAYGSVGMTPRFIRQAEGPYVTDVDENRYIDYIGSWGPMILGHNHPSVLEAVTKTAMDGLSFGAATEIEVEMAEYICRNVPSVDMVRMVNSGTEAVMSAIRVARGYTGKNKIVKFAGCYHGHCDAMLVKAGSGVMTAGIPDSAGVPAGCTQDTLTAVYNDIESVKAIFAEFDGQVAAVIVEAVAANMGVVLPKADFLQELRSLCTEHGALLVFDEVITGFRLAFGGAQEYFGISADLVTYGKIIGAGMPVGAYGGRRDIMQQVAPVGPVYQAGTLSGNPVAMAAGLTQLKILKENPDIYSHMASMGERLFGGMRALLRSYGKEQPLNHTASLGCMYFTDQEVCNYETAKTSDTEKFADYFRFMLEHGIHLGPSQFEAMFVSNAHTEEVIDQTLDVVKQYLESRV is encoded by the coding sequence ATGACGAGATCGGAAACGTTATTTCAGGAAGCGGTGCAGTACATTCCGGGAGGTGTGAACAGTCCGGTGCGCGCTTATGGTTCTGTCGGTATGACGCCGCGTTTTATCAGGCAGGCTGAGGGTCCGTACGTGACAGATGTGGATGAGAACCGCTATATTGACTATATCGGTTCCTGGGGACCGATGATCCTGGGACATAACCATCCTTCGGTGCTGGAAGCCGTGACGAAGACTGCGATGGACGGATTGAGCTTCGGTGCGGCTACTGAGATCGAAGTGGAGATGGCGGAATATATCTGCAGGAATGTGCCGTCTGTCGATATGGTGCGTATGGTCAACTCCGGTACCGAGGCGGTGATGAGCGCCATCCGTGTGGCGAGAGGTTATACCGGGAAAAACAAAATCGTTAAATTTGCCGGCTGCTATCACGGACACTGTGATGCCATGCTTGTAAAAGCCGGTTCTGGTGTGATGACGGCAGGAATCCCGGACAGCGCAGGGGTTCCCGCGGGCTGTACACAGGATACACTGACGGCAGTCTACAATGATATTGAAAGTGTGAAAGCCATATTTGCAGAGTTTGACGGCCAGGTTGCCGCAGTGATCGTGGAAGCGGTCGCTGCAAATATGGGAGTGGTTCTGCCAAAAGCAGATTTTTTGCAGGAGCTGCGCAGTCTCTGTACAGAGCACGGTGCACTGCTGGTCTTTGATGAGGTGATCACCGGATTCCGCCTGGCATTCGGCGGAGCACAGGAGTATTTTGGGATTTCTGCTGATCTTGTGACATATGGCAAGATCATCGGGGCGGGGATGCCGGTAGGTGCGTACGGCGGCAGAAGAGATATCATGCAGCAGGTGGCCCCTGTCGGTCCTGTCTATCAGGCAGGTACACTTTCCGGCAATCCGGTCGCAATGGCAGCGGGACTCACTCAGCTGAAGATACTGAAGGAAAATCCGGATATTTACAGCCATATGGCATCGATGGGCGAGCGTCTGTTCGGTGGTATGAGAGCACTGCTTCGGTCATATGGCAAGGAGCAGCCGCTGAATCATACGGCATCGCTCGGATGTATGTACTTTACGGATCAGGAAGTCTGTAATTATGAAACGGCAAAGACGTCCGATACGGAGAAATTTGCGGACTATTTCCGGTTCATGCTGGAGCATGGGATTCATCTGGGGCCATCCCAGTTTGAAGCAATGTTTGTCTCAAATGCACATACAGAAGAGGTCATTGACCAGACATTGGATGTTGTGAAACAATATTTGGAAAGCAGAGTGTAA
- the hemB gene encoding porphobilinogen synthase — protein sequence MELIKRPRRLRGGETIRRMVRETRMDKSSLIYPLFAIDGENIEEEIPSMEGQYRYSVDRLPYELERLSKAGVSSVMLFGIPEHKDEVGSQAYARDGIVQRALREARKQFPDLYYITDVCMCEYTSHGHCGVLCGHDVENDSTLELLSKTALSHVQAGADMVAPSDMMDGRVAAIRQILDKNGYKETPIMSYAVKYASAFYGPFRDAAGSAPSFGDRKSYQMDPHNSREGIKEAVMDVEEGADIIMVKPAMSYLDLVTRVKEATNVPVAAYSVSGEYAMVKAAAKMDWIDEERIMCEMAVSAYRAGAQIYLTYYAKELAKCMDEGRIG from the coding sequence ATGGAACTGATAAAAAGACCGAGAAGACTTCGCGGAGGAGAGACCATCAGAAGGATGGTGCGCGAGACGAGGATGGACAAGTCATCGCTGATCTATCCGTTGTTTGCGATTGACGGGGAGAATATTGAAGAAGAAATCCCGTCTATGGAAGGACAGTACCGCTACAGTGTTGACCGGCTGCCGTACGAACTGGAGCGTCTTTCAAAGGCCGGTGTATCGAGTGTCATGCTGTTTGGGATACCGGAGCATAAAGACGAAGTGGGAAGCCAGGCGTATGCCCGGGACGGAATCGTACAGCGTGCGCTTCGCGAGGCGAGAAAACAGTTCCCGGACCTCTATTACATCACAGATGTCTGTATGTGTGAATACACGTCACACGGGCATTGCGGTGTGCTGTGCGGTCATGACGTGGAAAATGACAGTACTCTGGAGCTCTTAAGCAAAACAGCACTGTCCCATGTACAGGCGGGAGCAGATATGGTTGCTCCATCCGATATGATGGACGGCAGAGTTGCGGCAATCCGTCAGATTCTCGATAAGAACGGATACAAGGAAACACCGATCATGTCATACGCCGTAAAATATGCATCCGCATTTTACGGACCGTTCCGTGACGCTGCAGGTTCTGCACCGTCCTTCGGAGACCGGAAATCCTACCAGATGGATCCGCATAATTCTCGGGAAGGCATCAAAGAGGCAGTTATGGATGTGGAAGAGGGGGCCGACATCATCATGGTAAAACCGGCGATGTCTTATCTGGACCTCGTTACGAGAGTAAAAGAGGCGACCAACGTACCGGTGGCGGCGTACAGCGTGAGTGGAGAGTATGCGATGGTAAAGGCTGCAGCGAAGATGGACTGGATCGATGAAGAGCGCATCATGTGTGAGATGGCAGTGAGTGCCTACCGTGCGGGGGCACAGATCTACCTGACATATTATGCGAAAGAGCTGGCAAAATGTATGGATGAAGGGAGAATCGGGTAA
- the cobA gene encoding uroporphyrinogen-III C-methyltransferase, with amino-acid sequence MQTGKVWLVGAGPGDIGLFTLKGQKVLKQAEVVVYDSLVGDGVLAMIPDTARTIDVGKRAGNHTMPQEQINQVLLEEAKKGYRVVRLKGGDPFLFGRGGEELELLSDENIPYEVVPGVTSPMAVPAYNGIPVTHRDYCSSMHIITGHKRAGEEYNINFRALVETQGTLVFLMGVTALPDICRNLMEAGMDASMPAAILQKGTTAGQKRIVATVSTLEAEVKRQGIETPAIIVVGKVCELSDRFAWYEKLPLAGRKILVTRPRDLISKMAEKLRVQGAEVLELPAITTSAIEENDRLRDSLRRLHEYQWIAFTSPTGVRVFFEEMEKCSVDIRKMAGIKIAAIGEGTKKELKNHGLFADLVPEINDGKALGEQMARICEKDANLLIPRAAIGNQEIIQALSGRQDLRVDDVATYDTAYTQQMVVDETGKFMKQEIDCAVFTSASTVRGFVESTPGLDYTKVTAACIGKQTKAAADSYGMRTYMAEKATIDSVVELVIKMYDTRG; translated from the coding sequence ATGCAGACAGGAAAAGTTTGGCTGGTGGGTGCCGGCCCAGGAGATATCGGATTATTTACATTAAAGGGACAGAAAGTGCTGAAACAGGCGGAAGTTGTGGTATATGACAGCCTCGTAGGAGACGGTGTTCTTGCCATGATACCGGATACAGCACGGACGATCGATGTCGGAAAACGTGCGGGCAATCATACGATGCCCCAGGAGCAGATCAACCAGGTACTGCTTGAGGAGGCGAAAAAGGGATATCGTGTAGTGCGTCTGAAGGGCGGAGATCCTTTTCTGTTTGGCAGGGGCGGCGAGGAACTGGAGCTGTTAAGCGACGAGAATATTCCCTATGAGGTAGTGCCTGGAGTGACTTCACCGATGGCGGTTCCAGCGTATAACGGGATCCCGGTAACGCACCGCGATTACTGTTCTTCCATGCATATTATCACCGGTCATAAAAGGGCAGGAGAAGAGTATAATATTAACTTCAGAGCGCTTGTCGAGACACAGGGTACGCTGGTATTCCTGATGGGCGTGACAGCCCTGCCTGATATCTGCAGAAACCTGATGGAAGCAGGGATGGATGCGTCCATGCCGGCGGCGATTCTTCAGAAGGGGACGACTGCCGGACAGAAAAGGATCGTTGCGACCGTTTCCACGCTGGAGGCGGAGGTAAAGCGCCAGGGAATTGAGACGCCGGCGATCATCGTCGTGGGGAAGGTGTGTGAACTTTCCGACCGTTTTGCGTGGTATGAGAAGCTGCCGCTCGCGGGAAGAAAGATACTTGTGACGAGACCGCGTGACCTGATTTCAAAAATGGCTGAAAAGCTGAGGGTACAGGGGGCGGAAGTGCTGGAACTTCCTGCGATCACAACCTCTGCGATCGAAGAAAATGACAGGCTGCGGGACAGCCTTCGGAGACTGCATGAATACCAGTGGATTGCATTTACCAGTCCGACCGGTGTGCGCGTGTTCTTTGAAGAAATGGAGAAGTGTTCTGTCGATATCCGTAAAATGGCCGGGATTAAGATTGCAGCCATCGGCGAAGGCACAAAAAAAGAGCTGAAAAACCATGGATTATTCGCCGATCTTGTTCCGGAAATCAATGACGGAAAGGCACTCGGAGAACAGATGGCAAGGATATGTGAGAAGGATGCCAATCTATTGATTCCGCGCGCGGCGATCGGGAATCAGGAGATCATCCAGGCACTTTCCGGCCGGCAGGACCTGAGAGTAGATGACGTTGCCACGTATGATACGGCGTATACACAGCAGATGGTTGTGGATGAGACAGGAAAATTCATGAAGCAGGAGATCGACTGCGCGGTATTTACCAGTGCATCGACGGTTCGCGGATTTGTGGAGTCCACACCGGGACTGGATTATACGAAAGTGACGGCAGCCTGCATCGGAAAGCAGACGAAAGCAGCAGCCGATTCATACGGTATGAGGACATATATGGCGGAAAAAGCCACAATTGACAGTGTTGTGGAACTTGTAATCAAGATGTATGATACCAGGGGTTAA
- the hemC gene encoding hydroxymethylbilane synthase, translating into MMAAPQKFCVGSRESKLAVIQSEMVISYIKDTCPKTEVSLLTMKTTGDIILDRTLDKVGGKGLFVKELDRALIDGRSDLSVHSLKDMPMEVPDELPVVAFSKREDPRDVLVLPQGVKDIDFTKPVGCSSLRRILQLRELFPKAEFKSVRGNVITRLAKLDSGEYSALVLAAAGLKRLGLAERISRYFEPEEIIPSAGQGILALQGRAGEDYSFLKGFSDQNGTYAALAERAFVRYLDGGCSSPVAAHAVIEDGTIRLTGLYYKEETGEYIKGSRQGAAEEAESLGEELARELKEKLEG; encoded by the coding sequence ATGATGGCAGCACCCCAGAAATTTTGTGTTGGCAGCCGGGAGAGTAAACTGGCGGTTATACAGAGCGAGATGGTGATCTCATACATAAAAGATACGTGTCCAAAGACCGAAGTTTCACTTTTGACGATGAAAACGACAGGTGATATCATCCTGGACCGGACGCTCGATAAAGTCGGAGGAAAAGGGTTGTTCGTGAAAGAGCTGGACAGAGCGCTGATCGACGGACGAAGTGACCTGTCTGTGCACAGTTTAAAGGATATGCCGATGGAAGTTCCGGATGAACTTCCGGTCGTTGCATTTTCGAAGCGGGAAGATCCGAGAGATGTTCTTGTATTGCCGCAGGGGGTGAAGGATATTGATTTTACGAAACCTGTCGGCTGTTCCAGCCTGAGAAGAATCCTGCAGCTTCGGGAGCTGTTTCCGAAGGCAGAATTCAAAAGTGTGCGCGGAAATGTAATCACCCGTCTGGCAAAACTCGACAGCGGGGAGTACTCTGCGCTTGTTCTGGCGGCTGCAGGCCTTAAACGGCTTGGACTCGCGGAAAGGATCAGCAGATATTTTGAACCGGAAGAGATCATTCCTTCAGCAGGACAGGGAATCCTGGCACTTCAGGGCAGAGCGGGCGAGGATTATTCGTTTCTGAAAGGATTTTCAGATCAGAACGGGACGTATGCGGCATTGGCGGAACGAGCATTTGTGCGGTATCTGGATGGTGGATGCTCTTCACCGGTAGCGGCACACGCGGTGATAGAAGACGGAACGATTCGCCTGACGGGACTCTATTATAAAGAGGAGACGGGGGAATACATAAAAGGCAGCAGACAGGGAGCCGCAGAGGAAGCAGAATCGCTCGGCGAAGAGCTTGCCAGAGAATTAAAAGAAAAGCTGGAAGGGTAG
- a CDS encoding bifunctional precorrin-2 dehydrogenase/sirohydrochlorin ferrochelatase — protein MKNSGQAYFPLFVDISGKKTVVVGAGKIASRRIQTLAEFTENITVIAPHFEDSVLDLAEKGRIQIREKRYEREDIYGADIVIAGTDDAGLNEEIHSVCKCLGILVNVISDGTKCDFHFPGIVKRDVLVAGVNAGGRDHSRAKRARQAIEKAFDDMI, from the coding sequence ATGAAGAATAGTGGACAGGCGTACTTTCCGCTTTTTGTTGATATATCGGGTAAGAAAACAGTTGTTGTCGGAGCCGGAAAGATTGCATCACGGAGAATTCAGACTCTGGCGGAATTCACAGAGAATATCACCGTCATTGCGCCGCATTTCGAAGACAGTGTGCTGGATCTGGCAGAAAAAGGAAGAATACAGATACGGGAAAAGCGGTATGAGAGGGAAGATATTTACGGAGCCGATATCGTGATTGCGGGGACTGACGATGCGGGGCTTAATGAAGAAATTCACAGTGTATGCAAATGTCTGGGTATCCTTGTGAATGTTATCAGTGACGGGACGAAATGTGATTTTCATTTTCCGGGGATTGTTAAAAGAGATGTCCTTGTAGCGGGGGTCAATGCCGGAGGAAGGGACCACAGCAGGGCGAAACGTGCCAGGCAGGCGATAGAAAAAGCATTTGACGATATGATATGA